From a single Lolium rigidum isolate FL_2022 chromosome 7, APGP_CSIRO_Lrig_0.1, whole genome shotgun sequence genomic region:
- the LOC124670798 gene encoding glycine-rich protein A3-like, which produces MGGGNDNHDERDKGLMSNLMHGVAGAGGHGYPPQGYPPQQGYPPQQGYPPQGYPPQHGYPPAPGGYPPAPGGYPPQQHGYPPQQGYPPQQHGYPQQGGYPPAGYPGSSGHGGSHGPGMGGMLAGGAAAAAMAYGAHKISGSHGGHMGGGMMGHGGYGVGHGGYGGHHGGKFKHGKHGHGKFKHGKHGHGGMFGGGKFKKWK; this is translated from the exons ATGGGAGGAGGCAATGACAACCATGACGAGAGGGACAAGGGGCTCATGTCCAACCTGATGCACGGCGTTGCAGGTGCTGGTGGCCACGGGTACCCGCCGCAGGGGTACCCGCCACAGCAGGGATACCCTCCCCAGCAAGGATACCCACCTCAGGGATACCCCCCGCAGCACGGCTACCCGCCTGCACCTGGTGGTTACCCACCGGCACCTGGCGGTTACCCTCCGCAGCAGCACGGTTACCCCCCGCAGCAGGGCTACCCTCCACAGCAGCATGGCTACCCTCAGCAAGGTGGCTACCCCCCTGCAGGTTACCCTGGCTCATCTG GTCATGGTGGTAGCCATGGACCTGGCATGGGCGGCATGCTCGCTGGAGGCGCAGCAGCTGCTGCTATGGCTTATGGAGCACACAAGATCTCTGGCAGTCACGGTGGGCACATGGGAGGAGGCATGATGGGCCATGGAGGCTACGGGGTCGGCCACGGCGGCTACGGAGGCCACCACGGCGGCAAGTTCAAGCACGGGAAGCACGGCCATGGCAAGTTCAAGCACGGCAAGCATGGCCACGGCGGCATGTTCGGCGGCGGCAAGTTCAAGAAGTGGAAGTAA
- the LOC124678246 gene encoding UPF0014 membrane protein STAR2-like codes for MTIPALLQGLAHEVDPWAPGFWRDFGIGMLKPLAATAAVAMAVALSSTQRLGIEAEMLYAIARSFLQLSVIGFVLHFIFTQSSPLWILLAYLFMVTVAGYTAGQRARRVPRGGCIAGASILVGTGVTMFLLVVLSVFEFTPRYIIPVAGMMVGNAMTVTGVTMKKLHEDVKSQRNLVETALALGATPRQATAGQVRRSLVIALSPVIDNAKTVGLIALPGAMTGLIMGGASPLEAIQLQIVVMNMLMGASTVSSILSTYLCWPAFFTKAFQLEDSVFAE; via the exons ATGACGATCCCGGCGCTGCTTCAGGGTCTGGCGCACGAGGTGGACCCGTGGGCGCCGGGGTTCTGGCGCGACTTCGGCATCGGCATGCTCAAGCCTCTCGCGgcgaccgccgccgtcgccatggccgTGGCGCTCAGCTCCACGCAGCGGCTGGGCATCGAGGCCGAGATGCTCTACGCCATCGCGCGCTCCTTCCTGCAGCTCTCCGTCATCGGCTTCGTGCTCCACTTCATCTTCACCCAGAGCAGCCCGCTCTGGATCCTCCTCGCCTACCTCTTCATGGTCACCGTCGCCGGGTACACCGCGGGGCAGCGCGCCCGCCGCGTCCCGCGCGGCGGGTGCATCGCCGGCGCGTCCATCCTGGTCGGCACCGGGGTGACCATGTTCCTCCTCGTCGTGCTCAGCGTCTTCGAGTTCACGCCACGGTACATCATCCCCGTCGCCGGCATGATGGTCGGCAACGCCATGACCGTCACCGGCGTCACCATGAAGAAGCTCCACGAGGACGTCAAGTCCCAGCGGAACCTC GTTGAGACGGCGCTGGCGCTGGGCGCGACGCCGAGGCAGGCGACGGCGGGGCAGGTCAGGCGGTCGCTGGTCATCGCGCTGTCGCCGGTCATCGACAACGCCAAGACGGTGGGGCTCATCGCGCTGCCGGGGGCCATGACGGGGCTCATCATGGGGGGAGCGTCGCcgctcgaggccatccagctgcAGATCGTGGTCATGAACATGCTCATGGGGGCCTCCACCGTCAGCAGCATCCTCTCCACCTACCTCTGCTGGCCGGCTTTCTTCACCAAGGCTTTCCAGCTCGAAGACTCTGTATTTGCCGAGTAG